The Malus domestica chromosome 13, GDT2T_hap1 genome includes a window with the following:
- the LOC103453656 gene encoding purple acid phosphatase 23, with amino-acid sequence MRIDSQLKSLNKRTQHDMIKLTHIPHHPQLEFSTSIFNAMPNCIPWVTLIIFLTVTEMAVALTQSPIPTTLEGPFVPATRRFDPSLRRGSDDLPMDHPRLKKKVTSNFPEQIALAISSPTAMWVSWVTGDAQIGKTVRPLDPSTVGSEVRYGEESGKYTSVKKGVSVVYSQLYPFAGLLNYTSAIIHHVRIDGLKPGTKYYYKCGDSSIPAMSQEHALETLPEPGENTYPRRIAVVGDLGLTSNTSTTIDHLIQNDPSMILMVGDLCYANQYRTTGGKGASCFSCAFPDAPIRETYQPRWDGWGRFMEPLTSRVPMMVIEGNHEIEPQVSGITFESYLTRFAVPSEESGSKSNFYYSFDAGGVHFIMLGAYIDYNATGAQYAWLKDDLHRVDRTVTPWLVAAWHPPWYNSYSSHYQEFECMRQEMEALLYQYGVDIVFSGHVHAYERMNRVYNYTLDPCGPLYITVGDGGNIEEVDVDFADDPGKCPSAGDNTPEFGGVCHLNFSSGPAKGNFCWSKQPEWSAFRESSFGHGILEVVNSTYALWTWHRNQDTYKEDSHGDQVYIVRQPELCSRSAKPLVSPSVPSLSAALHSVVLSLSLPLFGMFSLLSSS; translated from the exons ATGCGAATCGATTCGCAGCTCAAGTCACTCAACAAACGAACCCAACACGATATGATCAAACTTACTCACATTCCTCATCATCCCCAGCTAGAATTTTCAACCTCCATCTTCAATGCCATGCCGAACTGCATACCATGGGTCACTCTGATCATTTTCTTGACTGTAACAGAAATGGCGGTGGCACTGACTCAGTCTCCCATTCCCACCACTCTAGAAGGCCCGTTCGTGCCTGCAACTCGGCGCTTCGATCCATCGCTTCGCAGAGGCAGTGATGACTTGCCAATGGACCATCCCAGGCTCAAGAAGAAGGTGACATCAAATTTCCCAGAACAGATTGCCCTTGCTATTTCTTCACCCACTGCAATGTGGGTTTCTTGGGTTACTG GGGATGCCCAGATTGGTAAAACTGTGAGACCACTTGATCCTTCAACAGTTGGGAGTGAGGTGAGGTATGGGGAAGAAAGTGGCAAGTATACGAGTGTGAAGAAAGGGGTTTCAGTTGTTTATAGTCAATTGTACCCTTTTGCTGGCCTCTTGAATTACACCTCTGCCATCATTCATCATGTCAGGATTGATG GTCTTAAACCGGGTACGAAATATTATTACAAGTGTGGGGATAGTTCTATCCCTGCTATGAGTCAAGAGCACGCCCTTGAAACTTTACCAGAGCCTGGCGAAAACACATATCCTCGTCGAATAGCTGTCGTTGGAGATTTGGGTCTCACTAGCAATACCAGTACAACCATTGATCATTTAATCCAGAATGATCCTTCAATGATTTTAATGGTTGGGGACTTATGTTATGCAAACCAGTACCGTACGACTGGTGGGAAAGGAgcttcatgcttttcatgtgcATTCCCAGATGCACCTATCAGAGAAACATATCAACCCCGCTGGGATGGGTGGGGAAG GTTCATGGAGCCTTTAACCTCGAGAGTTCCTATGATGGTTATTGAGGGCAACCATGAGATTGAGCCCCAAGTTTCTGGAATCACTTTCGAATCCTATTTGACAAGATTTGCAGTGCCATCAGAGGAATCCGGCTCTAAAAGTAACTTCTACTATTCTTTTGATGCTGGAGGAGTACATTTTATCATGTTGGGAGCATATATTGACTACAATGCTACTG GTGCTCAATATGCTTGGCTTAAAGATGATCTACATCGAGTAGACCGTACAGTGACTCCCTGGCTCGTAGCAGCATGGCACCCTCCTTGGTATAACAGCTATTCTTCTCACTATCAGGAATTTGAATGCATGAGACAAGAAATGGAAGCacttctttatcaatatggTGTTGATATTGTTTTTTCTGGTCAT GTGCATGCCTACGAACGGATGAATAGAGTATATAACTATACGTTGGATCCGTGCGGGCCTCTTTACATAACAGTTGGAGATGgtggaaatattgaagaagttgATGTTGATTTCGCTGATGACCCTGGAAAGTGTCCTTCAGCTGGAGACAACACACCGGAGTTTGGAGGGGTATGCCATTTGAACTTTTCTTCAGGGCCTGCTAAAGGCAATTTTTGTTGGAGCAAACAGCCGGAGTGGAGTGCTTTTAGAGAAAGCAGCTTTGGGCATGGAATTCTTGAG GTTGTGAATTCTACTTATGCTCTATGGACTTGGCATCGGAATCAAGATACGTATAAGGAAGATAGCCACGGTGATCAAGTATACATTGTGCGACAACCTGAACTGTGCTCACGGTCTGCAAAG CCCTTGGTTTCCCCCTCTGTGCCCTCCCTCTCTGCTGCATTGCACTCTGTGGTGCTCTCTCTATCCTTGCCACTCTTTGGAATGttttctctcctctcctcttcctaG